One part of the Thioalbus denitrificans genome encodes these proteins:
- a CDS encoding DUF6513 domain-containing protein — translation MSGHVLFLTGRLAEANLRRVLEGLAPLPFRWEIRQLGVSVAALLTAEMIARRLPGAGGAERIVVPGRCRGDLEALAARYGVPVERGPEELMDLPEYLGRDGGGPPDLSEHDVRIFAEITDAPRLTVAAILERAAALAADGADVIDLGCLPDTPFPHLAEAVEALCGAGHRVSVDSLRPEDLIAGDRAGAAFLLSLTPETLWVAEETAAVPVLIPGPDGGLEALGASLEWMAERGRPCIADPVLDPIHFGFADSLVRYHTLRGRYPGAELMLGVGNLTELTEADTTGINALLFGFASELGIRHVLTTQVSPHCASAVREADLARRIMFRARAEQRLPKRLHGGLAAHRERRPFPYTPEEIAAAAGAVRDPNFRIQVSRAGIHVYNRDGVRSGSDPFELYPALGVEGDGGHAFYLGVELARAEIAHRLGKRYVQDQPLDWGSVVRPPAVDLERQAAPGPTRRRRA, via the coding sequence ATGTCCGGACACGTCCTGTTCCTGACCGGCCGGCTGGCCGAGGCCAACCTGCGCCGGGTGCTGGAGGGGCTCGCGCCGCTCCCGTTCCGCTGGGAGATACGGCAGCTGGGGGTGAGCGTGGCGGCGCTGCTCACCGCCGAGATGATCGCCCGCCGCCTGCCCGGTGCCGGCGGCGCGGAGCGCATCGTCGTGCCGGGCCGCTGCCGCGGCGACCTGGAGGCGCTGGCGGCCCGCTACGGCGTGCCGGTGGAGCGCGGCCCCGAGGAGCTGATGGACCTGCCCGAGTACCTCGGGCGCGACGGCGGCGGCCCGCCCGATCTCAGCGAACACGACGTGCGCATCTTCGCCGAGATCACCGACGCCCCCCGGCTCACGGTGGCCGCCATCCTGGAGCGGGCCGCGGCGCTGGCCGCCGACGGGGCCGACGTCATCGACCTGGGCTGCCTGCCCGACACCCCCTTCCCCCACCTGGCCGAGGCGGTGGAGGCCCTGTGCGGGGCGGGCCACCGGGTCAGCGTCGACTCCCTGCGCCCGGAGGATCTCATCGCCGGCGACCGGGCCGGGGCGGCGTTCCTGCTCAGCCTCACGCCCGAGACCCTGTGGGTGGCGGAGGAGACCGCCGCGGTGCCGGTGCTCATCCCCGGCCCCGACGGCGGCCTGGAGGCGCTCGGCGCGAGCCTGGAATGGATGGCGGAGCGGGGCCGCCCCTGCATCGCCGACCCGGTGCTGGACCCCATCCACTTCGGCTTCGCCGACTCCCTGGTGCGCTACCACACCCTGCGCGGGCGCTATCCCGGGGCGGAGCTGATGCTGGGGGTGGGCAACCTCACCGAGCTCACCGAGGCCGACACCACCGGCATCAACGCCCTGCTGTTCGGCTTCGCCTCGGAGCTCGGCATCCGCCACGTGCTCACCACCCAGGTGAGCCCCCACTGCGCCAGCGCCGTGCGCGAGGCGGATCTCGCCCGGCGCATCATGTTCCGGGCCCGGGCCGAGCAGCGCCTGCCCAAGCGGCTGCACGGGGGGCTCGCCGCCCACCGGGAGCGCCGCCCCTTCCCCTACACCCCGGAGGAGATCGCCGCCGCGGCCGGCGCGGTGCGCGACCCCAACTTCCGCATCCAGGTGAGCCGGGCGGGCATCCACGTCTACAACCGCGACGGCGTGCGCAGCGGCAGCGACCCGTTCGAGCTCTACCCCGCCCTCGGGGTGGAGGGCGACGGCGGCCACGCCTTCTACCTCGGGGTGGAGCTGGCGCGGGCGGAGATCGCCCACCGGCTGGGTAAGCGCTACGTCCAGGACCAGCCCCTCGACTGGGGCAGCGTGGTGCGGCCGCCGGCCGTGGATCTCGAACGGCAGGCCGCCCCCGGCCCCACCCGCCGCCGGCGCGCCTGA
- a CDS encoding flavoprotein: MTAPPRTPRIAWGLTGSGHYLRECLELAERLPAVDLFLTRAAAEVLHMYGIPVKSLQSRLRVFRDTTASAAPVGLFYKGVYDRLVIAPATSNTVAKMVQGISDTLVTNIYAQAGKCRVPSVVFACDSEPAMETEAPGGTVPVYPRRIDLENTGRLAGFEHTRVVTRFEELAGVLLGETACPDTSCS; this comes from the coding sequence GTGACCGCACCGCCCCGCACGCCGCGCATCGCCTGGGGCCTGACCGGCTCCGGCCACTACCTGCGCGAGTGCCTGGAGCTGGCGGAGCGGCTGCCGGCGGTGGATCTCTTCCTCACCCGCGCCGCCGCGGAGGTGCTGCACATGTACGGCATCCCGGTGAAGTCGCTGCAGTCGCGGCTGCGGGTATTCCGCGACACCACCGCCAGCGCCGCGCCGGTGGGGCTGTTCTACAAGGGCGTCTACGACCGGCTGGTCATCGCCCCGGCCACCTCCAACACCGTGGCCAAGATGGTGCAGGGCATCTCCGACACCCTGGTCACCAACATCTACGCCCAGGCGGGCAAGTGCCGCGTGCCGAGCGTCGTGTTCGCCTGCGACAGCGAGCCGGCGATGGAGACCGAGGCGCCGGGCGGCACCGTCCCGGTCTACCCGCGGCGCATCGACCTGGAGAACACCGGGCGCCTGGCCGGGTTCGAGCACACCCGCGTGGTCACCCGCTTCGAGGAGCTGGCCGGGGTCCTGCTGGGGGAGACGGCATGTCCGGACACGTCCTGTTCCTGA
- a CDS encoding 6-pyruvoyl trahydropterin synthase family protein: protein MSPNPERFAVRVDPGELHFNAAHFITFGGTCENLHGHNFHVRVEAVGRNTGDAFVLDFVELTRLAAAICRTLHDRVLLPGESREVAITPEGDALRVESHGRRFVLPADSCRVLPVSNATAEMLAWHIGGELIRALREAGSNRGLETLEVAVEEADRQWGVCRREVAP, encoded by the coding sequence TTGAGCCCGAACCCCGAACGTTTCGCCGTGCGCGTCGATCCCGGCGAGCTGCACTTCAACGCCGCCCACTTCATCACCTTCGGCGGCACCTGCGAGAACCTGCACGGCCACAACTTCCACGTCCGCGTGGAGGCCGTGGGCCGCAACACCGGGGACGCCTTCGTCCTCGACTTCGTGGAGCTCACCCGCCTGGCGGCGGCCATCTGCCGCACCCTCCACGACCGGGTGCTGCTGCCCGGCGAGAGCCGCGAGGTGGCGATCACCCCCGAGGGGGACGCCCTGCGGGTGGAGAGCCACGGCCGCCGCTTCGTGCTGCCCGCCGACAGCTGCCGGGTGCTGCCGGTGAGCAACGCCACCGCCGAGATGCTGGCCTGGCACATCGGCGGCGAGCTGATCCGGGCCCTGCGCGAGGCGGGCAGCAACCGGGGGCTGGAGACCCTGGAGGTGGCCGTGGAGGAGGCCGACCGGCAGTGGGGCGTGTGCCGGCGCGAGGTGGCGCCGTGA
- a CDS encoding sigma-54-dependent Fis family transcriptional regulator: MHYPDIANHARLVQAVVRGNTRGLEVPENHITQSWRRCVEDHGLHPADRREPVVLERGELLQRQERCDRLLDIARTEMTSLYQQVAGSGYAILLTDRDGVVLNFVGDPLFTEAAARSGMHAGAVWSEAAQGTNGMGTCLVEQRPLVIHHREHFLAHHTGLTCSAAPIFDPHGEMLAVLDASSESSLAQQHTMVLVNMSAQMIENRVFLCAMKSSYIARFHSRPEFVSTLGEGAIAFEPDGRILAANRSALFQLDLVSQADIVGRPLQEVFNLSLPQALQRAEHHTFQPLPIREARGGRRYFAVFQPPENQAPAPFAAAARGRRAAPAVAAVTDEPGDPLAALEFGDARMRRNIERARRLSDRDIPLLLMGETGTGKDMFAKAVHQAGRRGHKPFVAVNCASLPETLIESELFGYRPGAFTGASREGSRGKILQADGGTLFLDEIGDMPLHLQARLLRVLEEREVFPLGGETAVAVDIRLISATHRDLKQQVAEGRFRQDLYYRLHGITLTLPPLRERGDRRALIEALARAESGGRELHFDTEALARLDAYAWPGNIRQLRNVMRTVVGLAESDNITVHDLPDELLELPLAAAGDGSGQQPENALAAAERDAILREMEALHWNVTRVAARLNLSRNTLYRKMKRYGIRPPR, encoded by the coding sequence ATGCACTATCCGGATATCGCCAACCACGCCCGCCTGGTGCAGGCCGTGGTCCGCGGCAACACCCGGGGCCTGGAAGTCCCCGAGAACCATATCACCCAGTCCTGGCGGCGCTGCGTGGAGGATCACGGCCTGCACCCGGCGGACCGCCGCGAGCCGGTGGTGCTGGAGCGGGGCGAGCTGCTGCAGCGCCAGGAGCGCTGCGACCGGCTGCTCGACATCGCCCGCACGGAGATGACCAGCCTCTACCAGCAGGTGGCGGGCTCCGGCTACGCCATCCTGCTCACCGACCGCGACGGCGTGGTGCTCAACTTCGTCGGCGACCCGCTGTTCACCGAGGCGGCGGCCCGCAGCGGCATGCACGCGGGCGCGGTCTGGAGCGAGGCGGCCCAGGGCACCAACGGCATGGGCACCTGCCTGGTGGAGCAGCGCCCGCTGGTGATCCACCACCGCGAGCACTTCCTCGCCCACCACACCGGGCTGACCTGCTCCGCCGCCCCCATCTTCGATCCCCACGGCGAGATGCTGGCGGTGCTCGACGCTTCCAGCGAATCGAGCCTGGCCCAGCAGCACACCATGGTGCTGGTGAACATGTCGGCGCAGATGATCGAGAACCGGGTCTTCCTGTGCGCCATGAAGTCCAGCTACATCGCCCGCTTCCACAGCCGCCCCGAGTTCGTCAGCACCCTGGGCGAGGGCGCCATCGCCTTCGAGCCCGACGGGCGCATCCTCGCCGCCAACCGCAGCGCCCTGTTCCAGCTCGACCTGGTCTCCCAGGCGGACATCGTCGGCCGCCCCCTGCAGGAGGTGTTCAACCTCTCCCTGCCCCAGGCGCTGCAGCGGGCCGAGCACCACACCTTCCAGCCCCTGCCCATCCGCGAGGCCCGCGGCGGGCGGCGCTACTTCGCCGTGTTCCAGCCGCCCGAGAACCAGGCCCCGGCCCCCTTCGCGGCGGCCGCCCGCGGCCGCCGCGCGGCCCCGGCGGTGGCGGCGGTGACCGACGAGCCGGGCGACCCCCTGGCCGCGCTGGAGTTCGGGGACGCGCGCATGCGCCGCAACATCGAGCGCGCGCGCCGCCTCAGCGACCGGGACATCCCGCTGCTGTTGATGGGCGAGACGGGCACCGGCAAGGACATGTTCGCCAAGGCCGTGCACCAGGCCGGGCGCCGCGGCCACAAGCCGTTCGTGGCGGTCAACTGCGCCTCGCTGCCGGAGACGCTCATCGAGAGCGAGCTGTTCGGCTACCGCCCCGGCGCCTTCACCGGCGCCAGCCGCGAGGGCAGCCGCGGCAAGATCCTGCAGGCCGACGGCGGCACCCTGTTCCTGGACGAGATCGGCGACATGCCCCTGCACCTGCAGGCGCGCCTGCTGCGGGTGCTGGAGGAGCGGGAGGTGTTCCCGCTGGGCGGCGAGACCGCCGTGGCGGTGGACATCCGCCTCATCAGCGCCACCCACCGGGACCTGAAGCAGCAGGTGGCCGAGGGACGCTTCCGCCAGGATCTCTACTACCGCCTGCACGGCATCACCCTCACCCTGCCGCCGCTGCGGGAGCGCGGCGACCGCCGCGCCCTCATCGAGGCCCTCGCCCGGGCCGAGTCCGGGGGGCGGGAGCTGCACTTCGACACCGAGGCGCTGGCCCGGCTCGACGCCTACGCCTGGCCCGGCAACATCCGCCAGCTGCGCAACGTCATGCGCACGGTGGTGGGGCTGGCGGAGAGCGACAACATCACCGTGCACGATCTGCCCGACGAGCTGCTGGAGCTGCCGCTGGCCGCCGCCGGGGACGGGTCCGGGCAGCAGCCGGAGAACGCCCTGGCCGCCGCCGAGCGCGACGCCATCCTGCGCGAGATGGAGGCCCTGCACTGGAACGTCACCCGCGTCGCGGCGCGGCTCAACCTCAGCCGCAACACCCTCTACCGCAAGATGAAGCGCTACGGCATCCGGCCGCCGCGCTAG